From a single Pelmatolapia mariae isolate MD_Pm_ZW linkage group LG20, Pm_UMD_F_2, whole genome shotgun sequence genomic region:
- the LOC134618097 gene encoding MYND-type zinc finger-containing chromatin reader ZMYND8-like isoform X2 yields the protein MHPQSLAEEEIKTESDVVEGMDASVRSKVPDPPGSAERSVAPQKRKVSSPTHSSNGHSPSDTSPSPLKKKKKPGAMNCNNKDQSELRHGPFYYMKQPALTTDPVDVVPQDGRNDFYCWLCHREGQVLCCELCPRVYHAKCLKLPAEPEGDWFCPECEKITVAECIETQSKAMTMLTIDQLSYLLKFALQKIKQPGTEPFQKPVSLEQHPDYAEYIFHPMDLCTLEKNVKKKMYGCTEAFLADVKWILHNCIIYNGGNHKLTATAKVIVRICEHEMNEIEVCPECYLSACQKRDNWFCEPCSQPHPLVWAKLKGFPFWPAKALREKDGQVDARFFGQHDRAWVPINNCYLMSKEIPFSVKKTKSIFNSAMQEMEVYVENIRKKFGVFNYAPFRTPYTPNNQLQMLVDPSNPGAGTVKTEKPDKLRFNFDITASPKMVLSKSSTPSSMNRRVSMTDMPRSPMSTNSSVHTGSDGEQDVEKGNRNPALHYSTGEESMDCTASPVSGKMGPAGSVSGSPKPFNPGLVPKQERTAGTGGILNLNLDRVKAEMDLKELSETVQQQQQQQGAPAPPSTPKRPIRSLDKTIESCKAQLGIDEISEDAYKDVDHSDSEDSEKSDSSDSEYLSDEEHKPKSSAQEDKDKMERKRSKASTDGETKEGAVATGDKATPEPPLKEKQGSNGPDRDLKDKPRTPQSQPLADKPKAPEDVKAAANTSAAEQDSDSERELVIDLGDEHGGRDSKRAKRELGSSAAKTPKESNVAKLEGKLASSAASVAPARDVTASMKDSSQPSVTSALNLVSSAASAQPSATTTTSGSTSTPSPVSTSSPVTTAVKKQRPLLPKETAQAVQRAVVWNPTKFQTSSQKWHMQKMQRQQQQDGEQSAVQTRSPQQQNSSSSTRYQTRQAAKGQQKDPPLSASSSTSAQVTSGSSSFMSGDLQIPTVSADVAADIAKYTNKIMDTIKGTMTEIYNDLSKSTSGNTIAEIRRLRIEIEKLQWLHQQELSEMKHNLELTMAEMRQSLEQERERLVAEVKKQMELEKQQAVDETKKKQWCANCRKEAIFYCCWNTSYCDYPCQQAHWPEHMKSCTQSATASQQEPEADPNPEPSVKSSGHSPATQTVPSGSGSISDKSNSPTYMDKSKDSAGVTVT from the exons ATGCATCCACAGAG TCTGGCTGAGGAGGAGATAAAGACAGAGTCTGATGTGGTAGAGGGAATGGATGCATCTGTGCGATCCAAAG TCCCTGATCCACCAGGGTCAGCAGAAAGATCAGTGGCACCACAGAAACGAAAGGTGTCGAGTCCCACCCATTCCTCCAATGGGCACTCTCCCTCAGACACCTCCCCCAGCCCtcttaagaagaagaagaagccaggGGCCATGAATTGTAACAACAAAGACCAG TCAGAGCTAAGACATGGTCCCTTTTACTATATGAAGCAGCCAGCACTCACCACAGACCCTGTTGATGTTGTACCGCAGGACGGCAGGAACGACTTCTACTGCTGGCTGTGCCACCGCGAGGGCCAGGTGCTCTGCTGTGAGCTCTGCCCCAGGGTGTACCACGCCAAGTGCCTCAAACTACCAGCTGAGCCCGAGGGCGACTGGTTCTGTCCAGAGTGTGAG AAAATTACAGTCGCTGAATGCATTGAAACCCAGAGCAAGGCGATGACAATGCTGACAATAGACCAGCTCTCCTATTTACTCAAATTTGCACTCCAAAAGATTAAACAGCCTGGG ACTGAGCCCTTTCAGAAGCCTGTATCTCTGGAACAGCATCCAGATTATGCAGAGTACATCTTCCACCCCATGGACTTATGTACTTTAGAGAAG AATGTAAAGAAGAAGATGTATGGCTGTACTGAAGCTTTTCTTGCTGATGTGAAATGGATCTTGCACAACTGCATCATCTATAATGGAG GCAATCACAAATTAACAGCAACTGCGAAAGTCATTGTCAGGATCTGTGAACATGAG atgaATGAGATTGAGGTGTGTCCAGAGTGCTACCTGTCCGCATGCCAAAAAAGGGACAACTGGTTTTGTGAGCCATGT AGTCAACCCCACCCCCTGGTTTGGGCTAAGCTGAAGGGCTTTCCATTCTGGCCAGCAAAAGCACTTCGTGAAAAGGATGGGCAAGTAGATGCACGCTTCTTCGGGCAGCACGACAG GGCCTGGGTTCCCATCAACAACTGCTACCTCATGTCCAAAGAGATCCCTTTCtctgtaaagaaaacaaagagcatTTTCAATAGTGCCATGCAAGAAATGGAGGTCTATGTGGAAAACATTCGCAAGAAGTTTGGAGTCTTCAACTACGCACCCTTCCGCACTCCGTACACCCCCAACAACCAGCTACAAATGCTGGTGGACCCTTCCAACCCCGGTGCTGGTACAGTGAAAACAGAGAAACCAGATAAACTTCGCTTCAACTTTGATATAACCGCTTCTCCTAAGATGGTCCTCAGCAAGAGTAGCACACCCAGTAGTATGAATCGGCGGGTCTCAATGACAGACATGCCTCGGTCTCCCATGAGTACAAATTCTTCGGTTCACACAGGGTCTGATGGAGAGCAAGATGTGGAAAAGGGCAACAGAAATCCTGCACTCCATTACAGCACTGGAGAGGAATCAATGGACTGTACTG CATCTCCTGTTTCAGGGAAGATGGGTCCTGCAGGCAGCGTGTCAGGTAGTCCAAAGCCCTTTAACCCTGGACTGGTGCCAAAGCAGGAGAGAACTGCAGGGACAGGTGGCATCCTCAATCTCAACCTGG ATCGAGTCAAGGCTGAAATGGATCTCAAAGAGCTGAGTGAGACTgttcaacaacagcagcaacaacaaggAGCCCCTGCGCCCCCTTCTACTCCAAAGAGACCCATCAGGAGCTTGGACAAGACTATTGAAAGCTGCAAGGCACAGCTTG GTATTGATGAGATATCTGAAGATGCGTATAAAGATGTGGATCACAGTGACTCTGAGGACTCTGAGAAATCAGATTCAAGTGACAGCGAGTATCTCAGTGATGAGGAACACAAGCCAAAAAGTTCAGCTCAGGAGGACAAGGacaaaatggagagaaaaaggTCTAAAGCAAGCACTGATGGAGAGACTAAGGAAGGAGCTGTGGCAACGGGGGATAAAGCCACCCCGGAACCCCCACTCAAAGAGAAGCAGGGTAGCAATGGCCCAGATAGAGACCTCAAGGACAAGCCCAGAACACCCCAGTCTCAACCCCTTGCTGACAAACCCAAAGCCCCAGAGGATGTCAAAGCAGCTGCTAATACATCAGCAGCTGAGCAGGACTCTGATTCTGAAAGAGAGCTTGTGATTGACTTAGGGGATGAACATGGAGGTCGGGACTCAAAGAGGGCGAAAAGAGAGCTGGGATCTTCCGCTGCCAAAACTCCCAAAGAGTCTAATGTTGCCAAGCTGGAAG GCAAACTGGCTTCATCTGCTGCATCAGTTGCACCAGCACGTGATGTTACAGCCAGCATGAAAGACTCGTCGCAGCCTTCTGTCACATCGGCGCTCAACCTCGTTTCCTCTGCCGCTTCTGCTCAGCCCAGTGCCACGACCACCACCAGTGGATCCACCAGTACACCTTCTCCTGTCTCCACTTCTTCACCAGTGACTACAGCTGTAAAGAAACAGCGTCCCCTACTGCCTAAAGAGACTGCTCAAGCTGTGCAGCGGGCTGTAGTTTGGAATCCAACAAAGTTTCAAACGTCTTCTCAGAAGTGGCATATGCAGAAGATGCAGAGGCAACAGCAACAGGATGGAGAGCAGTCGGCTGTGCAGACGCGCAGCCCACAACAGCAGAACTCTTCTTCAAGCACTCGCTATCAGACCAGACAAGCAGCCAAGG GGCAACAAAAAGACCCACCTCTGAGTGCATCCTCATCAACATCTGCCCAAGTCACATCTGGTAGCTCTTCTTTTATGTCTGGTGACTTGCAGATCCCCACAGTCTCAGCTGATGTAGCCGCAGATATAgctaaatacacaaacaaa ATTATGGACACAATAAAGGGGACGATGACTGAAATCTACAATGATCTTTCCAAAAGCACATCGGGAAACACGATTGCAGAA ATTCGACGGTTAAGGATAGAGATCGAGAAGCTCCAGTGGCTCCATCAGCAAGAGTTGTCAGAGATGAAGCACAATCTGG AACTAACAATGGCAGAGATGAGGCAGAGTTTGGAGCAGGAAAGAGAACGATTGGTGGCTGAGGTGAAAAAGCAAATGGAGTTAGAAAAGCAGCAAGCGGTGGACGAGACCAAAAAGAAACAGTGGTGTGCTAACTGTCGGAAGGAGGCCATCTTCTATTGCTGCTGGAACACCAGTTACTGTGATTACCCCTGCCAGCAAGCCCATTGGCCAGAGCACATGAAGTCCTGCACACAATCGG cCACAGCGTCGCAGCAGGAGCCGGAGGCAGACCCCAACCCAGAGCCGTCAGTCAAATCATCAGGCCACTCTCCTGCCACGCAGACCGTGCCTTCAGGCTCAGGATCAATATCGGACAAAAGCAACTCTCCCACATATATGGACAAAAGCAAGGACAGTGCTGGTGTTACTGTGACCTAA
- the LOC134618097 gene encoding MYND-type zinc finger-containing chromatin reader ZMYND8-like isoform X1 yields MHPQSLAEEEIKTESDVVEGMDASVRSKVPDPPGSAERSVAPQKRKVSSPTHSSNGHSPSDTSPSPLKKKKKPGAMNCNNKDQSELRHGPFYYMKQPALTTDPVDVVPQDGRNDFYCWLCHREGQVLCCELCPRVYHAKCLKLPAEPEGDWFCPECEKITVAECIETQSKAMTMLTIDQLSYLLKFALQKIKQPGTEPFQKPVSLEQHPDYAEYIFHPMDLCTLEKNVKKKMYGCTEAFLADVKWILHNCIIYNGGNHKLTATAKVIVRICEHEMNEIEVCPECYLSACQKRDNWFCEPCSQPHPLVWAKLKGFPFWPAKALREKDGQVDARFFGQHDRAWVPINNCYLMSKEIPFSVKKTKSIFNSAMQEMEVYVENIRKKFGVFNYAPFRTPYTPNNQLQMLVDPSNPGAGTVKTEKPDKLRFNFDITASPKMVLSKSSTPSSMNRRVSMTDMPRSPMSTNSSVHTGSDGEQDVEKGNRNPALHYSTGEESMDCTASPVSGKMGPAGSVSGSPKPFNPGLVPKQERTAGTGGILNLNLDRVKAEMDLKELSETVQQQQQQQGAPAPPSTPKRPIRSLDKTIESCKAQLGIDEISEDAYKDVDHSDSEDSEKSDSSDSEYLSDEEHKPKSSAQEDKDKMERKRSKASTDGETKEGAVATGDKATPEPPLKEKQGSNGPDRDLKDKPRTPQSQPLADKPKAPEDVKAAANTSAAEQDSDSERELVIDLGDEHGGRDSKRAKRELGSSAAKTPKESNVAKLEGKLASSAASVAPARDVTASMKDSSQPSVTSALNLVSSAASAQPSATTTTSGSTSTPSPVSTSSPVTTAVKKQRPLLPKETAQAVQRAVVWNPTKFQTSSQKWHMQKMQRQQQQDGEQSAVQTRSPQQQNSSSSTRYQTRQAAKGQQKDPPLSASSSTSAQVTSGSSSFMSGDLQIPTVSADVAADIAKYTNKIMDTIKGTMTEIYNDLSKSTSGNTIAEVKIIRRLRIEIEKLQWLHQQELSEMKHNLELTMAEMRQSLEQERERLVAEVKKQMELEKQQAVDETKKKQWCANCRKEAIFYCCWNTSYCDYPCQQAHWPEHMKSCTQSATASQQEPEADPNPEPSVKSSGHSPATQTVPSGSGSISDKSNSPTYMDKSKDSAGVTVT; encoded by the exons ATGCATCCACAGAG TCTGGCTGAGGAGGAGATAAAGACAGAGTCTGATGTGGTAGAGGGAATGGATGCATCTGTGCGATCCAAAG TCCCTGATCCACCAGGGTCAGCAGAAAGATCAGTGGCACCACAGAAACGAAAGGTGTCGAGTCCCACCCATTCCTCCAATGGGCACTCTCCCTCAGACACCTCCCCCAGCCCtcttaagaagaagaagaagccaggGGCCATGAATTGTAACAACAAAGACCAG TCAGAGCTAAGACATGGTCCCTTTTACTATATGAAGCAGCCAGCACTCACCACAGACCCTGTTGATGTTGTACCGCAGGACGGCAGGAACGACTTCTACTGCTGGCTGTGCCACCGCGAGGGCCAGGTGCTCTGCTGTGAGCTCTGCCCCAGGGTGTACCACGCCAAGTGCCTCAAACTACCAGCTGAGCCCGAGGGCGACTGGTTCTGTCCAGAGTGTGAG AAAATTACAGTCGCTGAATGCATTGAAACCCAGAGCAAGGCGATGACAATGCTGACAATAGACCAGCTCTCCTATTTACTCAAATTTGCACTCCAAAAGATTAAACAGCCTGGG ACTGAGCCCTTTCAGAAGCCTGTATCTCTGGAACAGCATCCAGATTATGCAGAGTACATCTTCCACCCCATGGACTTATGTACTTTAGAGAAG AATGTAAAGAAGAAGATGTATGGCTGTACTGAAGCTTTTCTTGCTGATGTGAAATGGATCTTGCACAACTGCATCATCTATAATGGAG GCAATCACAAATTAACAGCAACTGCGAAAGTCATTGTCAGGATCTGTGAACATGAG atgaATGAGATTGAGGTGTGTCCAGAGTGCTACCTGTCCGCATGCCAAAAAAGGGACAACTGGTTTTGTGAGCCATGT AGTCAACCCCACCCCCTGGTTTGGGCTAAGCTGAAGGGCTTTCCATTCTGGCCAGCAAAAGCACTTCGTGAAAAGGATGGGCAAGTAGATGCACGCTTCTTCGGGCAGCACGACAG GGCCTGGGTTCCCATCAACAACTGCTACCTCATGTCCAAAGAGATCCCTTTCtctgtaaagaaaacaaagagcatTTTCAATAGTGCCATGCAAGAAATGGAGGTCTATGTGGAAAACATTCGCAAGAAGTTTGGAGTCTTCAACTACGCACCCTTCCGCACTCCGTACACCCCCAACAACCAGCTACAAATGCTGGTGGACCCTTCCAACCCCGGTGCTGGTACAGTGAAAACAGAGAAACCAGATAAACTTCGCTTCAACTTTGATATAACCGCTTCTCCTAAGATGGTCCTCAGCAAGAGTAGCACACCCAGTAGTATGAATCGGCGGGTCTCAATGACAGACATGCCTCGGTCTCCCATGAGTACAAATTCTTCGGTTCACACAGGGTCTGATGGAGAGCAAGATGTGGAAAAGGGCAACAGAAATCCTGCACTCCATTACAGCACTGGAGAGGAATCAATGGACTGTACTG CATCTCCTGTTTCAGGGAAGATGGGTCCTGCAGGCAGCGTGTCAGGTAGTCCAAAGCCCTTTAACCCTGGACTGGTGCCAAAGCAGGAGAGAACTGCAGGGACAGGTGGCATCCTCAATCTCAACCTGG ATCGAGTCAAGGCTGAAATGGATCTCAAAGAGCTGAGTGAGACTgttcaacaacagcagcaacaacaaggAGCCCCTGCGCCCCCTTCTACTCCAAAGAGACCCATCAGGAGCTTGGACAAGACTATTGAAAGCTGCAAGGCACAGCTTG GTATTGATGAGATATCTGAAGATGCGTATAAAGATGTGGATCACAGTGACTCTGAGGACTCTGAGAAATCAGATTCAAGTGACAGCGAGTATCTCAGTGATGAGGAACACAAGCCAAAAAGTTCAGCTCAGGAGGACAAGGacaaaatggagagaaaaaggTCTAAAGCAAGCACTGATGGAGAGACTAAGGAAGGAGCTGTGGCAACGGGGGATAAAGCCACCCCGGAACCCCCACTCAAAGAGAAGCAGGGTAGCAATGGCCCAGATAGAGACCTCAAGGACAAGCCCAGAACACCCCAGTCTCAACCCCTTGCTGACAAACCCAAAGCCCCAGAGGATGTCAAAGCAGCTGCTAATACATCAGCAGCTGAGCAGGACTCTGATTCTGAAAGAGAGCTTGTGATTGACTTAGGGGATGAACATGGAGGTCGGGACTCAAAGAGGGCGAAAAGAGAGCTGGGATCTTCCGCTGCCAAAACTCCCAAAGAGTCTAATGTTGCCAAGCTGGAAG GCAAACTGGCTTCATCTGCTGCATCAGTTGCACCAGCACGTGATGTTACAGCCAGCATGAAAGACTCGTCGCAGCCTTCTGTCACATCGGCGCTCAACCTCGTTTCCTCTGCCGCTTCTGCTCAGCCCAGTGCCACGACCACCACCAGTGGATCCACCAGTACACCTTCTCCTGTCTCCACTTCTTCACCAGTGACTACAGCTGTAAAGAAACAGCGTCCCCTACTGCCTAAAGAGACTGCTCAAGCTGTGCAGCGGGCTGTAGTTTGGAATCCAACAAAGTTTCAAACGTCTTCTCAGAAGTGGCATATGCAGAAGATGCAGAGGCAACAGCAACAGGATGGAGAGCAGTCGGCTGTGCAGACGCGCAGCCCACAACAGCAGAACTCTTCTTCAAGCACTCGCTATCAGACCAGACAAGCAGCCAAGG GGCAACAAAAAGACCCACCTCTGAGTGCATCCTCATCAACATCTGCCCAAGTCACATCTGGTAGCTCTTCTTTTATGTCTGGTGACTTGCAGATCCCCACAGTCTCAGCTGATGTAGCCGCAGATATAgctaaatacacaaacaaa ATTATGGACACAATAAAGGGGACGATGACTGAAATCTACAATGATCTTTCCAAAAGCACATCGGGAAACACGATTGCAGAAGTAAAAATT ATTCGACGGTTAAGGATAGAGATCGAGAAGCTCCAGTGGCTCCATCAGCAAGAGTTGTCAGAGATGAAGCACAATCTGG AACTAACAATGGCAGAGATGAGGCAGAGTTTGGAGCAGGAAAGAGAACGATTGGTGGCTGAGGTGAAAAAGCAAATGGAGTTAGAAAAGCAGCAAGCGGTGGACGAGACCAAAAAGAAACAGTGGTGTGCTAACTGTCGGAAGGAGGCCATCTTCTATTGCTGCTGGAACACCAGTTACTGTGATTACCCCTGCCAGCAAGCCCATTGGCCAGAGCACATGAAGTCCTGCACACAATCGG cCACAGCGTCGCAGCAGGAGCCGGAGGCAGACCCCAACCCAGAGCCGTCAGTCAAATCATCAGGCCACTCTCCTGCCACGCAGACCGTGCCTTCAGGCTCAGGATCAATATCGGACAAAAGCAACTCTCCCACATATATGGACAAAAGCAAGGACAGTGCTGGTGTTACTGTGACCTAA
- the LOC134618097 gene encoding MYND-type zinc finger-containing chromatin reader ZMYND8-like isoform X4 has protein sequence MHPQSLAEEEIKTESDVVEGMDASVRSKVPDPPGSAERSVAPQKRKVSSPTHSSNGHSPSDTSPSPLKKKKKPGAMNCNNKDQDGRNDFYCWLCHREGQVLCCELCPRVYHAKCLKLPAEPEGDWFCPECEKITVAECIETQSKAMTMLTIDQLSYLLKFALQKIKQPGTEPFQKPVSLEQHPDYAEYIFHPMDLCTLEKNVKKKMYGCTEAFLADVKWILHNCIIYNGGNHKLTATAKVIVRICEHEMNEIEVCPECYLSACQKRDNWFCEPCSQPHPLVWAKLKGFPFWPAKALREKDGQVDARFFGQHDRAWVPINNCYLMSKEIPFSVKKTKSIFNSAMQEMEVYVENIRKKFGVFNYAPFRTPYTPNNQLQMLVDPSNPGAGTVKTEKPDKLRFNFDITASPKMVLSKSSTPSSMNRRVSMTDMPRSPMSTNSSVHTGSDGEQDVEKGNRNPALHYSTGEESMDCTASPVSGKMGPAGSVSGSPKPFNPGLVPKQERTAGTGGILNLNLDRVKAEMDLKELSETVQQQQQQQGAPAPPSTPKRPIRSLDKTIESCKAQLGIDEISEDAYKDVDHSDSEDSEKSDSSDSEYLSDEEHKPKSSAQEDKDKMERKRSKASTDGETKEGAVATGDKATPEPPLKEKQGSNGPDRDLKDKPRTPQSQPLADKPKAPEDVKAAANTSAAEQDSDSERELVIDLGDEHGGRDSKRAKRELGSSAAKTPKESNVAKLEGKLASSAASVAPARDVTASMKDSSQPSVTSALNLVSSAASAQPSATTTTSGSTSTPSPVSTSSPVTTAVKKQRPLLPKETAQAVQRAVVWNPTKFQTSSQKWHMQKMQRQQQQDGEQSAVQTRSPQQQNSSSSTRYQTRQAAKGQQKDPPLSASSSTSAQVTSGSSSFMSGDLQIPTVSADVAADIAKYTNKIMDTIKGTMTEIYNDLSKSTSGNTIAEVKIIRRLRIEIEKLQWLHQQELSEMKHNLELTMAEMRQSLEQERERLVAEVKKQMELEKQQAVDETKKKQWCANCRKEAIFYCCWNTSYCDYPCQQAHWPEHMKSCTQSATASQQEPEADPNPEPSVKSSGHSPATQTVPSGSGSISDKSNSPTYMDKSKDSAGVTVT, from the exons ATGCATCCACAGAG TCTGGCTGAGGAGGAGATAAAGACAGAGTCTGATGTGGTAGAGGGAATGGATGCATCTGTGCGATCCAAAG TCCCTGATCCACCAGGGTCAGCAGAAAGATCAGTGGCACCACAGAAACGAAAGGTGTCGAGTCCCACCCATTCCTCCAATGGGCACTCTCCCTCAGACACCTCCCCCAGCCCtcttaagaagaagaagaagccaggGGCCATGAATTGTAACAACAAAGACCAG GACGGCAGGAACGACTTCTACTGCTGGCTGTGCCACCGCGAGGGCCAGGTGCTCTGCTGTGAGCTCTGCCCCAGGGTGTACCACGCCAAGTGCCTCAAACTACCAGCTGAGCCCGAGGGCGACTGGTTCTGTCCAGAGTGTGAG AAAATTACAGTCGCTGAATGCATTGAAACCCAGAGCAAGGCGATGACAATGCTGACAATAGACCAGCTCTCCTATTTACTCAAATTTGCACTCCAAAAGATTAAACAGCCTGGG ACTGAGCCCTTTCAGAAGCCTGTATCTCTGGAACAGCATCCAGATTATGCAGAGTACATCTTCCACCCCATGGACTTATGTACTTTAGAGAAG AATGTAAAGAAGAAGATGTATGGCTGTACTGAAGCTTTTCTTGCTGATGTGAAATGGATCTTGCACAACTGCATCATCTATAATGGAG GCAATCACAAATTAACAGCAACTGCGAAAGTCATTGTCAGGATCTGTGAACATGAG atgaATGAGATTGAGGTGTGTCCAGAGTGCTACCTGTCCGCATGCCAAAAAAGGGACAACTGGTTTTGTGAGCCATGT AGTCAACCCCACCCCCTGGTTTGGGCTAAGCTGAAGGGCTTTCCATTCTGGCCAGCAAAAGCACTTCGTGAAAAGGATGGGCAAGTAGATGCACGCTTCTTCGGGCAGCACGACAG GGCCTGGGTTCCCATCAACAACTGCTACCTCATGTCCAAAGAGATCCCTTTCtctgtaaagaaaacaaagagcatTTTCAATAGTGCCATGCAAGAAATGGAGGTCTATGTGGAAAACATTCGCAAGAAGTTTGGAGTCTTCAACTACGCACCCTTCCGCACTCCGTACACCCCCAACAACCAGCTACAAATGCTGGTGGACCCTTCCAACCCCGGTGCTGGTACAGTGAAAACAGAGAAACCAGATAAACTTCGCTTCAACTTTGATATAACCGCTTCTCCTAAGATGGTCCTCAGCAAGAGTAGCACACCCAGTAGTATGAATCGGCGGGTCTCAATGACAGACATGCCTCGGTCTCCCATGAGTACAAATTCTTCGGTTCACACAGGGTCTGATGGAGAGCAAGATGTGGAAAAGGGCAACAGAAATCCTGCACTCCATTACAGCACTGGAGAGGAATCAATGGACTGTACTG CATCTCCTGTTTCAGGGAAGATGGGTCCTGCAGGCAGCGTGTCAGGTAGTCCAAAGCCCTTTAACCCTGGACTGGTGCCAAAGCAGGAGAGAACTGCAGGGACAGGTGGCATCCTCAATCTCAACCTGG ATCGAGTCAAGGCTGAAATGGATCTCAAAGAGCTGAGTGAGACTgttcaacaacagcagcaacaacaaggAGCCCCTGCGCCCCCTTCTACTCCAAAGAGACCCATCAGGAGCTTGGACAAGACTATTGAAAGCTGCAAGGCACAGCTTG GTATTGATGAGATATCTGAAGATGCGTATAAAGATGTGGATCACAGTGACTCTGAGGACTCTGAGAAATCAGATTCAAGTGACAGCGAGTATCTCAGTGATGAGGAACACAAGCCAAAAAGTTCAGCTCAGGAGGACAAGGacaaaatggagagaaaaaggTCTAAAGCAAGCACTGATGGAGAGACTAAGGAAGGAGCTGTGGCAACGGGGGATAAAGCCACCCCGGAACCCCCACTCAAAGAGAAGCAGGGTAGCAATGGCCCAGATAGAGACCTCAAGGACAAGCCCAGAACACCCCAGTCTCAACCCCTTGCTGACAAACCCAAAGCCCCAGAGGATGTCAAAGCAGCTGCTAATACATCAGCAGCTGAGCAGGACTCTGATTCTGAAAGAGAGCTTGTGATTGACTTAGGGGATGAACATGGAGGTCGGGACTCAAAGAGGGCGAAAAGAGAGCTGGGATCTTCCGCTGCCAAAACTCCCAAAGAGTCTAATGTTGCCAAGCTGGAAG GCAAACTGGCTTCATCTGCTGCATCAGTTGCACCAGCACGTGATGTTACAGCCAGCATGAAAGACTCGTCGCAGCCTTCTGTCACATCGGCGCTCAACCTCGTTTCCTCTGCCGCTTCTGCTCAGCCCAGTGCCACGACCACCACCAGTGGATCCACCAGTACACCTTCTCCTGTCTCCACTTCTTCACCAGTGACTACAGCTGTAAAGAAACAGCGTCCCCTACTGCCTAAAGAGACTGCTCAAGCTGTGCAGCGGGCTGTAGTTTGGAATCCAACAAAGTTTCAAACGTCTTCTCAGAAGTGGCATATGCAGAAGATGCAGAGGCAACAGCAACAGGATGGAGAGCAGTCGGCTGTGCAGACGCGCAGCCCACAACAGCAGAACTCTTCTTCAAGCACTCGCTATCAGACCAGACAAGCAGCCAAGG GGCAACAAAAAGACCCACCTCTGAGTGCATCCTCATCAACATCTGCCCAAGTCACATCTGGTAGCTCTTCTTTTATGTCTGGTGACTTGCAGATCCCCACAGTCTCAGCTGATGTAGCCGCAGATATAgctaaatacacaaacaaa ATTATGGACACAATAAAGGGGACGATGACTGAAATCTACAATGATCTTTCCAAAAGCACATCGGGAAACACGATTGCAGAAGTAAAAATT ATTCGACGGTTAAGGATAGAGATCGAGAAGCTCCAGTGGCTCCATCAGCAAGAGTTGTCAGAGATGAAGCACAATCTGG AACTAACAATGGCAGAGATGAGGCAGAGTTTGGAGCAGGAAAGAGAACGATTGGTGGCTGAGGTGAAAAAGCAAATGGAGTTAGAAAAGCAGCAAGCGGTGGACGAGACCAAAAAGAAACAGTGGTGTGCTAACTGTCGGAAGGAGGCCATCTTCTATTGCTGCTGGAACACCAGTTACTGTGATTACCCCTGCCAGCAAGCCCATTGGCCAGAGCACATGAAGTCCTGCACACAATCGG cCACAGCGTCGCAGCAGGAGCCGGAGGCAGACCCCAACCCAGAGCCGTCAGTCAAATCATCAGGCCACTCTCCTGCCACGCAGACCGTGCCTTCAGGCTCAGGATCAATATCGGACAAAAGCAACTCTCCCACATATATGGACAAAAGCAAGGACAGTGCTGGTGTTACTGTGACCTAA